A genomic region of Oceaniferula marina contains the following coding sequences:
- a CDS encoding PEP-CTERM sorting domain-containing protein codes for MKLKYTITACCMVLSGMMSVNAAVSLTNGSFETATDDTYNGFNYNRTTTVDGWTIGRPGSLWDVARINQAYCDDASVQTGPLNGGAGMWISGVGGSLSQDTGTSFASEGAGDYLFTLSMGQSSNFTGVDSITIALVADGGAGAVLNSNVITTLNPGDDLSDFSVSYTADGTESGNVGVVITSGADDLSGVYVVDNARIGFTAVPEPASAALLGLGGLALILRRRK; via the coding sequence ATGAAACTGAAATATACAATCACCGCTTGCTGCATGGTGCTTTCCGGCATGATGTCAGTGAACGCGGCGGTATCATTAACCAATGGTAGTTTTGAAACCGCTACCGATGATACCTATAATGGCTTCAATTACAACCGGACAACAACCGTTGACGGTTGGACAATCGGTCGCCCTGGTTCGCTATGGGATGTCGCCCGTATCAATCAGGCATACTGTGATGATGCGAGTGTGCAGACCGGACCATTGAACGGCGGTGCCGGGATGTGGATCAGTGGAGTTGGCGGTTCTTTGAGCCAGGACACGGGTACTAGCTTTGCCTCCGAAGGTGCTGGGGACTATCTGTTTACTCTGTCAATGGGACAGAGTTCTAACTTTACAGGAGTGGATTCAATTACGATTGCCTTGGTTGCTGATGGAGGCGCCGGAGCTGTCTTGAACTCGAATGTGATCACGACCTTGAACCCAGGAGATGATCTGTCAGATTTCTCTGTAAGTTACACAGCTGACGGAACCGAAAGTGGAAATGTTGGTGTTGTGATTACTTCGGGGGCAGATGATCTGTCTGGTGTTTATGTCGTAGATAATGCGCGCATTGGCTTCACCGCCGTTCCCGAACCAGCTTCTGCGGCCTTGCTCGGACTTGGAGGTTTAGCGCTGATCCTGCGTCGTCGTAAGTAA
- a CDS encoding glutamine--tRNA ligase/YqeY domain fusion protein yields MSKDSKMPEKLDFIRDIIAKDLASGKHETVITRFPPEPNGYLHIGHAKSICFNFGIAQENQGVDARCHLRFDDTNPEKEESEYVESIKNDVRWLGFDWGSESAPDEHLYFASNYFDFFYDYAVHLIKEGKAYVDEQSPEEMKANRGDVNTPGTPSPFRDRPAEESLAQLEKMKAGDYDDGSMVLRAKIDLSSSNMNMRDPVIYRIMHATHHNTGDDWCIYPMYDFAHPLEDALEHITHSLCTLEFENHRPLYDWFIENCPVPATPRQIEFSRLNLSYTIMSKRKLLQLVNDGHVSGWDDPRLLTVSGMRRRGYQPAAIRSFCKRVGITKVNSVTDMSILEDEIRNELNQSAERRMAVLDPLKVTITNWPSDEHVEQVEAPNNPADEQAGTRQVSLGKQLWIERDDFMEDPPKKFFRLGPGRSVRLRGGYIITCTGYEKNDAGEVTEVLCEFIPGTIGQNPPEGIKCRAAIHWVDAATAVDAEIRLYDRLFTAENPDGEEGGFLSCLNQDSLNIIKHAKLEANLNDAQPGDVYQFERVGYFCAELKDHIPGEQAVFNRTVALRDSWGKKK; encoded by the coding sequence ATGAGCAAGGACAGCAAGATGCCAGAAAAACTCGATTTTATCCGCGATATCATCGCCAAGGATTTGGCCAGTGGGAAACACGAAACCGTGATCACCCGCTTCCCACCGGAGCCGAACGGCTACCTCCATATCGGCCACGCCAAATCCATCTGCTTCAATTTCGGCATCGCCCAGGAAAACCAAGGCGTCGATGCCCGCTGTCACCTGCGATTCGACGACACCAACCCGGAAAAAGAAGAAAGCGAATACGTCGAAAGCATCAAAAACGATGTGCGCTGGCTCGGATTCGATTGGGGAAGCGAAAGCGCGCCCGACGAGCACCTCTACTTTGCCAGCAACTACTTCGATTTTTTCTACGACTACGCCGTGCACCTGATCAAGGAAGGCAAGGCCTACGTCGATGAGCAGTCACCCGAGGAAATGAAAGCCAACCGGGGCGACGTCAACACTCCGGGAACCCCATCCCCCTTCCGTGATCGCCCGGCCGAAGAAAGCCTGGCGCAATTGGAAAAAATGAAAGCCGGCGACTACGACGACGGCTCCATGGTGCTGCGTGCAAAAATCGACCTCAGCTCGTCGAACATGAACATGCGCGATCCCGTAATCTACCGGATCATGCACGCCACTCACCACAATACCGGTGACGACTGGTGCATCTATCCGATGTACGACTTTGCGCACCCGCTCGAAGATGCGCTCGAACACATCACCCATTCGCTCTGCACCCTCGAATTTGAAAATCATCGCCCGCTCTACGATTGGTTTATCGAGAACTGTCCGGTTCCTGCGACCCCACGCCAGATTGAGTTCTCCCGCCTGAACCTGAGCTACACCATCATGAGCAAGCGCAAGCTCCTGCAACTCGTCAACGACGGCCACGTCAGTGGCTGGGATGACCCCCGTCTGCTCACCGTTTCCGGCATGCGCCGTCGCGGCTACCAGCCAGCAGCCATCCGTAGCTTCTGCAAACGGGTCGGGATCACCAAAGTCAACAGCGTGACCGACATGTCGATTCTCGAGGACGAAATCCGCAATGAGCTCAACCAGTCGGCTGAGCGACGCATGGCCGTACTCGACCCGCTGAAAGTCACCATCACCAACTGGCCAAGCGACGAGCATGTCGAACAAGTCGAGGCCCCAAACAACCCAGCCGATGAACAGGCTGGAACCCGCCAGGTGAGCCTGGGCAAACAGCTTTGGATTGAACGAGACGACTTCATGGAAGACCCGCCGAAGAAGTTTTTCCGCCTCGGCCCTGGCCGCTCGGTCAGACTTCGTGGTGGCTATATCATCACCTGCACCGGATACGAAAAAAATGACGCCGGTGAAGTCACCGAAGTCTTGTGCGAGTTTATCCCGGGAACCATCGGCCAAAACCCACCGGAGGGCATCAAGTGCCGAGCCGCGATCCACTGGGTGGATGCAGCAACAGCCGTCGATGCCGAGATCCGTCTCTACGACCGACTCTTCACTGCCGAGAATCCGGACGGCGAAGAAGGAGGCTTTCTCAGCTGCCTGAATCAGGACTCTCTGAACATCATCAAACACGCCAAGCTCGAAGCTAACCTGAACGATGCCCAACCCGGCGACGTCTACCAGTTTGAGCGGGTTGGCTATTTCTGCGCCGAGCTCAAGGATCACATCCCGGGCGAGCAAGCAGTTTTTAACCGTACCGTCGCCCTACGCGACTCCTGGGGGAAAAAGAAATAG
- a CDS encoding adenine nucleotide alpha hydrolase yields the protein MMKKRVLLSWSSGKDCAWALHVLKQDPEVELLGLFTTVNEAFDRVAMHAVRNELVQAQAQSAGLPLELIPIPYPCTNEDYEERMGDFVSRCLERGVEYMAFGDLYLEDVRQYREKQLEGSGIQPMFPIWGLDTKELSQEMLASGLRAMITCVDPKQVPVELAGKEYDADFLSQLPDGMDPCGENGEFHSFSFDGPMYEKPVPFHLGEVVEREGFVFADLLPGASS from the coding sequence TTGATGAAAAAGCGTGTATTACTATCATGGAGCAGCGGCAAAGATTGTGCCTGGGCCTTGCATGTTTTGAAGCAGGACCCCGAGGTGGAGCTATTGGGGCTGTTTACCACGGTCAATGAAGCCTTTGACCGGGTGGCGATGCACGCGGTTCGGAATGAGTTGGTGCAAGCTCAGGCTCAAAGTGCCGGTTTGCCACTGGAATTGATCCCGATTCCTTACCCATGCACGAATGAAGACTACGAAGAGCGGATGGGGGACTTCGTTTCCAGATGTCTCGAGCGTGGCGTGGAATACATGGCTTTTGGGGACCTCTATCTGGAAGATGTACGTCAATATCGCGAGAAACAACTCGAGGGCTCAGGCATTCAGCCGATGTTTCCGATCTGGGGGCTGGATACCAAAGAGCTTTCCCAAGAAATGCTGGCGTCGGGCTTGCGGGCGATGATTACCTGTGTTGATCCGAAGCAAGTTCCTGTGGAGTTGGCAGGCAAGGAATATGATGCCGATTTTCTCAGTCAACTCCCTGATGGTATGGACCCCTGTGGTGAGAATGGGGAGTTTCACAGCTTCTCCTTCGACGGGCCGATGTATGAAAAGCCCGTTCCCTTTCACTTGGGTGAGGTGGTCGAGAGAGAAGGATTTGTGTTCGCGGATCTGCTGCCAGGGGCCTCATCTTGA
- the murJ gene encoding murein biosynthesis integral membrane protein MurJ — MLKSLMQVSGFTAISRVLGFLRDILIARYLGSGLLGDAFFSAFRFPNLFRRIFGEGAFNAAFVPMFGRRLEKEGEEPAMAFASNAFSTLLVMLVVVTVVAIPFMSQIMGVVVPGFKAKVEMPVSAVETPERESFQLRVDGMRDVYFQVPKGSEGAVRFENLRYIEEKPSKVPRFIGAGERGGAWEIEQVAHAYDLQEAKRAKRQKRDPHPSIEGFASDAGVWKVTGDGIVHLRLPSDHGFGWFEGELVRVPGADPAAGEIRMFRNHPDTFQLTVRLSQITFSYLLFMALVAHLSGVLNTFRIFGVPAAAPILLNVVFIAGLGIFVGAMKSELPAHVCAWCVAVAGVLQFVMLYGACRRNGYQIKVHKPVLDGSIKRLFLLMGPGILAAGIQQINLLVGGIIASFQQGAISWLYYSDRVYQLPLGMIGIALGVVLLPEVTRLVRRDDAKGASDSMVRGMELGLLITLPAAVAMLVIPVPIISVLFQRGEFTPDDAIQSGLALRGFALGLPGYVLIKVLQPGYFARENTKSPMMMAAVTVVVNIVVSLLLFGPLGHVGIAIATSVSAWVNVALLARGLRGLVHPGREFWQRCVRILAASMAMGVIVWFGLQLVGGWLEAAFWQQCVALGLLVGLGLIAYAFLALSLKATSLAELKAGFKRG; from the coding sequence ATGTTGAAATCCTTGATGCAAGTATCCGGTTTTACCGCTATTAGCCGGGTGCTTGGTTTTTTGCGGGACATTCTGATTGCCCGCTATCTTGGTTCGGGTCTGCTTGGTGATGCTTTTTTCTCGGCGTTTCGTTTCCCCAACTTGTTTCGGCGGATTTTTGGCGAAGGTGCTTTTAATGCGGCCTTTGTGCCGATGTTTGGCCGGAGGTTGGAAAAAGAGGGCGAGGAGCCAGCGATGGCTTTTGCTTCGAATGCCTTTTCGACTCTGCTCGTGATGCTTGTGGTGGTCACGGTGGTGGCCATCCCCTTCATGTCCCAGATCATGGGAGTGGTGGTTCCTGGATTTAAGGCGAAAGTCGAGATGCCGGTATCGGCGGTGGAGACTCCGGAACGGGAGTCGTTCCAGTTGCGGGTGGACGGCATGAGGGATGTTTATTTTCAGGTGCCGAAGGGATCTGAGGGTGCGGTTCGCTTTGAAAACCTGAGGTATATTGAAGAAAAGCCATCGAAGGTGCCTCGGTTTATTGGCGCGGGTGAGCGCGGCGGAGCTTGGGAGATTGAGCAGGTGGCGCATGCTTATGATTTGCAGGAAGCCAAACGGGCGAAACGTCAGAAGCGTGATCCTCACCCGTCGATCGAAGGCTTTGCCTCGGATGCTGGTGTTTGGAAGGTTACTGGCGATGGTATTGTGCACCTCCGCTTGCCATCAGACCATGGGTTTGGTTGGTTCGAGGGGGAGCTTGTCCGCGTGCCGGGCGCGGATCCCGCTGCTGGCGAGATTCGGATGTTTCGCAATCACCCGGATACTTTTCAGCTTACGGTCCGCTTGTCCCAGATCACCTTCAGTTATCTGTTGTTTATGGCCTTGGTGGCTCACCTGAGTGGCGTTCTTAATACCTTCCGAATTTTTGGGGTGCCGGCGGCGGCTCCGATTTTACTGAATGTGGTCTTTATCGCGGGCTTGGGTATTTTTGTCGGGGCGATGAAGTCTGAACTTCCGGCGCACGTTTGTGCCTGGTGTGTGGCGGTGGCCGGGGTGCTGCAATTTGTCATGCTTTACGGTGCGTGTCGGCGCAATGGTTACCAGATCAAGGTGCACAAGCCGGTTCTGGATGGCTCGATCAAGCGTCTGTTCCTGTTGATGGGGCCGGGTATTCTGGCTGCCGGCATCCAACAGATCAACTTACTGGTCGGAGGGATTATCGCCTCCTTCCAGCAGGGCGCGATTTCCTGGCTGTATTATTCGGACCGGGTTTATCAACTTCCCTTGGGGATGATTGGGATTGCTCTCGGGGTGGTGTTGCTACCTGAGGTGACGCGTTTGGTTCGCCGGGATGATGCGAAAGGGGCATCGGACAGTATGGTGCGGGGCATGGAGTTAGGGCTTTTGATTACTTTACCTGCTGCGGTGGCGATGTTGGTGATTCCGGTTCCGATCATCTCGGTGCTTTTTCAGCGTGGTGAGTTTACTCCGGATGATGCCATTCAGTCCGGGTTGGCATTGCGCGGGTTTGCTCTCGGGCTTCCCGGCTATGTGCTGATCAAGGTGCTACAGCCTGGCTATTTTGCCCGGGAAAACACCAAGTCGCCGATGATGATGGCTGCGGTGACCGTGGTTGTGAATATCGTGGTCAGCTTGCTGTTGTTCGGGCCTCTTGGGCACGTTGGTATAGCGATTGCGACTTCCGTTTCGGCCTGGGTGAATGTGGCCTTGTTAGCGAGGGGCTTGCGCGGCTTGGTTCACCCCGGGAGGGAATTTTGGCAGCGATGTGTGAGGATATTGGCTGCCAGTATGGCTATGGGGGTGATCGTCTGGTTTGGTTTGCAACTGGTCGGTGGGTGGCTGGAGGCTGCCTTTTGGCAGCAGTGTGTGGCATTGGGTCTCTTGGTGGGACTGGGCTTGATTGCCTATGCTTTTCTTGCCTTATCGTTAAAGGCCACCAGCCTGGCCGAACTGAAAGCCGGATTTAAACGAGGGTAA
- a CDS encoding L-threonylcarbamoyladenylate synthase, with the protein MNETCVIDASDPSKQKKVVQQVVDLLHSGEVVALPTETVYGLGADALNADAVAKVFAAKERPEFDPLIVHVGSYEQVAEVADVPEELETVVQKLMKAFWPGPLTLVLPKKSCVPDIVTSGLPTVAVRMSGHPIMKAVVRGLGRPIAAPSANRFGRISPTSASAVEKELGGRIPAIVDGGACREGLESTIIRPEAGEKRPVLHLLRAGPVTKEMLQRFGKVERPKRRLSRKDRAQANPEATQQAPEVPGQLAAHYAPRTPLRVLRNAAEFKPEAGKRYALLSYCGSEKAGFIQAHAWDVVEELSPGNGKLAEAAVRFFFVLRQLDESGVDEIIAEPVSETGLGVAIMDRLRRASYGSQSGAGGDQTRS; encoded by the coding sequence GTGAACGAGACGTGTGTGATTGATGCTTCTGATCCGTCGAAGCAAAAAAAGGTGGTTCAGCAGGTGGTAGACTTGCTGCATTCAGGAGAGGTTGTGGCCTTGCCTACGGAGACGGTTTATGGGCTGGGAGCGGATGCTTTGAATGCGGATGCCGTGGCCAAGGTGTTTGCTGCGAAGGAACGCCCTGAATTTGACCCGCTGATCGTGCATGTCGGCTCGTATGAGCAGGTGGCAGAGGTGGCGGATGTTCCGGAAGAATTGGAGACGGTGGTGCAAAAGCTGATGAAGGCTTTTTGGCCTGGTCCCTTGACCTTGGTTTTACCAAAAAAATCCTGCGTGCCGGATATCGTGACCAGCGGCTTGCCCACGGTGGCGGTCCGGATGAGTGGTCACCCGATCATGAAGGCCGTAGTCAGAGGCTTGGGGAGACCGATTGCGGCACCGAGTGCCAACCGGTTTGGTCGTATCAGTCCGACCTCGGCGTCGGCTGTGGAAAAAGAGCTTGGCGGGAGGATCCCGGCGATTGTTGATGGCGGGGCGTGCCGCGAGGGCTTGGAGAGTACGATTATCCGGCCTGAGGCTGGTGAAAAGCGACCGGTGTTGCACCTCTTGCGTGCGGGGCCTGTAACCAAGGAGATGTTGCAGCGATTTGGCAAGGTGGAGCGCCCCAAACGGCGGCTCTCCAGAAAAGATCGGGCCCAGGCGAATCCAGAGGCGACGCAGCAAGCGCCGGAGGTTCCCGGGCAGTTGGCAGCGCATTATGCTCCGAGGACCCCGCTTCGGGTGCTTCGAAATGCGGCGGAATTCAAACCTGAGGCTGGCAAGCGTTACGCCTTGCTGAGTTATTGTGGGTCGGAGAAGGCGGGTTTTATTCAGGCTCATGCCTGGGATGTGGTGGAGGAGCTTTCTCCAGGAAATGGCAAACTGGCTGAGGCCGCGGTGCGTTTTTTCTTTGTGTTGAGGCAATTGGATGAATCCGGGGTGGATGAAATCATTGCCGAGCCGGTGTCTGAAACCGGTCTGGGCGTGGCGATCATGGACCGGCTTCGCCGCGCTTCTTATGGCTCTCAGTCCGGGGCGGGTGGCGACCAAACCCGGAGCTAG
- the plsY gene encoding glycerol-3-phosphate 1-O-acyltransferase PlsY — translation MTPLWIPPLLAFLIGSIPFGLIIAKSKGINIREHGSGNIGATNVLRVVGKKYGITCLILDLLKGLIPTMAGISLITYAGASGAMGLSFLSPLAHETTQGQAQALHILTALATILGHNYSPWIAFKGGKGIATSAGALIALMPAGVLILILVWVALFYATKYVSVASIGAALSLPFITLFGSWFHGKFPDGNWNKPLFIFSIVIALLATWRHRSNIKNLLNGTEHRFEKKKK, via the coding sequence ATGACACCTCTCTGGATACCACCACTGCTTGCCTTTCTTATCGGCTCCATCCCCTTCGGGTTGATTATCGCCAAATCCAAAGGCATCAACATCCGCGAACACGGTTCCGGCAATATCGGCGCCACCAATGTTCTGCGCGTCGTCGGAAAAAAATACGGCATCACCTGCCTCATCCTCGATCTCCTCAAGGGCCTGATCCCCACCATGGCTGGTATCAGCCTGATTACCTATGCAGGTGCCAGCGGAGCCATGGGCCTCAGCTTCCTCAGCCCCCTCGCCCATGAAACCACCCAGGGGCAAGCTCAAGCACTCCACATCCTGACAGCTCTCGCCACCATCCTTGGCCACAACTACTCGCCATGGATTGCCTTCAAAGGAGGAAAAGGCATCGCAACCTCGGCCGGAGCCCTGATCGCCCTGATGCCGGCTGGCGTGCTCATTCTCATCCTCGTTTGGGTCGCGCTGTTCTACGCCACCAAATACGTGTCCGTTGCCAGCATCGGAGCAGCCCTCAGCCTGCCGTTCATCACCTTGTTCGGTTCGTGGTTCCACGGTAAATTTCCTGACGGAAACTGGAACAAGCCACTCTTCATCTTCTCCATCGTGATCGCCCTGCTCGCCACCTGGCGGCACCGCTCGAACATCAAAAACCTTCTCAATGGCACCGAACACCGCTTTGAGAAAAAAAAGAAGTAA
- a CDS encoding NAD(P)H-dependent glycerol-3-phosphate dehydrogenase has protein sequence MISTEKVAILGSGSWGTALGTLLAHTFQQVTMIGLETDVAEDINTRHRNERYLPGLSLQNNIQASTELTSTLDASLILFVIPTSGMRKAVEALAAHPVPQDTVLMSCSKGIEHDTGTRMSEIIREHFPNNPLAVLSGPNHAEEVSLALTSCAVIGSKDEQLSADLQSIFSTPFFRSYTSDDMAGMELGGAIKNVFALAAGIASGLKLGDNAIAALVTRGLAEMTRLGTALGGQAETFMGLSGIGDLMVTCYSSHSRNNRVGKALGEGQQLDDIIANLGMVAEGVPNTKSIYRAARNAGVRTPLIDAVYSILYENRSASSVLKELLSLDMRKETD, from the coding sequence ATGATATCCACTGAAAAAGTCGCCATCCTCGGTTCCGGCTCTTGGGGCACAGCCCTCGGAACCCTGCTCGCCCACACCTTCCAGCAGGTCACCATGATCGGACTCGAAACCGATGTCGCCGAAGACATCAACACCCGACACCGCAACGAGCGTTATCTGCCGGGCCTCAGCTTGCAGAACAATATTCAGGCCAGCACCGAGCTCACATCCACTCTGGATGCATCCCTCATCCTCTTTGTCATCCCCACATCGGGAATGCGCAAAGCCGTCGAAGCTCTGGCCGCTCATCCGGTCCCCCAAGACACCGTGCTCATGTCCTGCTCCAAAGGTATCGAACACGACACCGGGACGCGCATGAGCGAAATCATCCGCGAGCATTTCCCCAACAACCCACTCGCCGTTCTCTCCGGCCCCAACCACGCAGAGGAAGTCTCCCTTGCCCTGACATCCTGCGCAGTCATTGGTTCCAAAGACGAGCAGCTATCAGCCGACCTTCAGTCCATCTTCTCCACCCCTTTCTTCCGCAGCTACACCAGCGATGACATGGCTGGCATGGAACTCGGCGGAGCTATCAAAAACGTCTTCGCTCTGGCTGCAGGCATCGCATCCGGACTTAAACTCGGTGATAACGCCATCGCAGCCCTCGTCACCCGCGGTCTGGCCGAAATGACCCGACTCGGAACCGCCCTGGGAGGACAAGCCGAAACCTTCATGGGGCTCTCCGGCATCGGAGACCTCATGGTGACTTGCTACTCGTCCCACTCACGTAACAACCGGGTGGGCAAGGCCCTCGGCGAAGGCCAACAACTCGATGACATCATTGCCAACCTCGGCATGGTCGCCGAAGGCGTGCCCAATACCAAATCCATCTACCGGGCCGCCCGCAATGCAGGAGTGCGCACCCCACTGATCGATGCCGTTTATTCCATCCTCTACGAAAACCGTTCGGCTAGCTCCGTCCTCAAAGAACTCCTCTCCCTGGACATGCGCAAAGAAACCGACTAA
- a CDS encoding NUDIX hydrolase, with protein MNSSSVKTLAEGSYLGLYSRDTWEFAARPNSTGVVGILPITDDRQLVLVEQYRFPMDATVIEIPAGLVGDEPEFVDESLAETAGRELLEETGYRAGSVTHLLSSPTSAGMTSETTHFYAATQLVREHSGGGTEHEDITVHHVPFDQISNWLAEQEASDMLIDFKIHACICLAQQKGIL; from the coding sequence ATGAATTCATCATCCGTCAAAACTCTCGCCGAGGGAAGCTACCTCGGACTCTACTCCCGAGACACATGGGAGTTCGCAGCACGCCCGAACTCCACCGGAGTCGTCGGCATCCTCCCCATCACCGATGACCGCCAATTGGTCCTGGTCGAACAATACCGCTTCCCCATGGACGCAACCGTAATCGAAATCCCGGCAGGTCTCGTTGGCGATGAACCTGAATTTGTGGATGAATCCCTAGCCGAAACCGCAGGCCGTGAACTGCTTGAGGAAACCGGATACCGCGCAGGAAGCGTCACCCACCTGCTCAGTTCCCCCACCTCAGCAGGAATGACCTCGGAAACCACCCACTTCTATGCCGCCACCCAACTGGTTCGCGAACATAGCGGCGGCGGAACCGAACACGAAGACATCACGGTTCACCACGTCCCCTTTGACCAGATCAGCAACTGGTTGGCGGAACAAGAGGCCTCGGACATGCTTATCGATTTCAAAATTCACGCCTGCATCTGCCTCGCCCAACAAAAGGGAATCCTGTAA
- a CDS encoding tRNA threonylcarbamoyladenosine dehydratase, translating to MNSQSSPRFGGIARLYGEPALEQFQQARVCVVGIGGVGSWSVESLARSGVGHITMIDLDEICITNINRQLHAMDGEIGRQKTAAMAKRVEAINPDCQIHCLETFFSERNADEILDSGFDFVIDAIDHVRAKCLLLAGCHQRQIPVVACGGAGGLTDPTQIKIDDLSRSYNDALLNQVRKNLRSNYGFPAGGDPQKKIKAKKFGIPCVFSPESPVFPQCDGSVSINRPSSGEKQGNRLNCASGFGSITHMTATVGLFATSQCLKTLATPKA from the coding sequence ATGAACTCCCAGTCATCACCCCGGTTCGGCGGTATTGCCCGACTCTACGGAGAACCCGCCCTCGAGCAATTTCAACAAGCCCGTGTCTGCGTCGTCGGCATCGGAGGAGTCGGGTCGTGGTCCGTCGAATCTCTGGCTCGCTCAGGAGTTGGCCACATCACCATGATCGATCTCGACGAGATCTGCATCACCAATATCAACCGCCAACTCCACGCCATGGATGGCGAAATCGGCCGACAAAAAACAGCCGCCATGGCCAAACGCGTCGAGGCGATCAACCCCGACTGTCAAATCCACTGTCTGGAAACTTTCTTCAGCGAACGTAATGCCGATGAAATCCTCGACAGTGGATTCGATTTCGTCATCGACGCCATCGACCACGTGCGGGCAAAATGCCTCCTGCTCGCGGGGTGCCACCAGCGCCAGATTCCAGTCGTCGCTTGCGGAGGCGCCGGAGGGCTGACCGACCCCACCCAAATCAAAATCGACGATCTCTCTCGCTCCTACAACGACGCCCTGCTCAATCAGGTGCGCAAAAACCTGCGCAGCAATTACGGATTCCCGGCCGGTGGAGATCCCCAAAAAAAGATCAAAGCCAAAAAGTTTGGTATCCCCTGCGTTTTTTCTCCCGAATCCCCGGTCTTTCCCCAGTGTGACGGCAGCGTGTCCATCAATCGTCCAAGCTCAGGGGAAAAACAAGGAAACCGACTCAACTGCGCCTCCGGCTTTGGCAGCATCACCCACATGACTGCCACCGTCGGGCTGTTTGCGACCTCACAATGCCTGAAAACCCTGGCTACACCCAAGGCATAA
- the rpoN gene encoding RNA polymerase factor sigma-54, translated as MASSGIQHGMQQGMSQQQTLSPQMRQSLEILQANTLELSQLLHQVAEMNPTLEIQEDSEHLEEITPPDAEHDYENLSEFDDTWREEQILTHGTHQASADDEERREFLYNSIVAPLTLQQHLLDQLNRAGVGEEKQAAAEYLIGCINDRGFLDDPLETLAPLSTFTLKELRSAQSLLQGFDPAGVAVENLTESLLLQLQLLGRGGSLESRIVDQYLNKLARRKLGDIARELGVSQEAVIRAAERIALLNPDPGAAFDATSNPHVTPDLELKQDSDGHFYAQLTGDHLPKLSISNHYKDLLAKLNSDPKARKYLRDHIHEGRQIISAVSQRQETLLKIGTEIIKRQTDFLAHGRSKLRPMTMHDIAESIGVHAATISRAVAGKYILTPHGLIELRSFFTSGYTTQEGQEISNTGVREAIQQLVTNEDPAKPMSDTAVEKHLHSKGIKVARRTIAKYRDQLGILPSHLRKRHS; from the coding sequence ATGGCAAGTTCAGGAATCCAGCATGGCATGCAGCAAGGCATGTCCCAACAGCAAACTTTGTCGCCCCAGATGCGGCAAAGCCTGGAGATCCTACAAGCGAATACACTGGAGCTGAGCCAACTACTGCATCAGGTTGCTGAGATGAACCCCACCCTGGAAATTCAGGAAGACTCGGAGCACCTCGAGGAAATCACTCCGCCGGATGCCGAACACGATTACGAGAACCTTTCCGAATTTGATGATACCTGGCGCGAAGAACAAATCCTCACCCACGGCACCCATCAAGCCAGCGCCGACGACGAAGAACGCCGGGAGTTTCTCTACAACTCGATTGTTGCCCCCCTGACCCTGCAACAACACCTTTTAGACCAACTCAACCGGGCTGGAGTAGGAGAAGAAAAACAGGCCGCCGCCGAATACCTGATCGGCTGCATCAACGACCGAGGGTTTCTGGATGATCCCCTCGAAACCCTGGCCCCCTTATCCACGTTCACGCTGAAAGAGCTACGCTCTGCCCAAAGCCTGCTTCAAGGCTTTGACCCTGCGGGTGTGGCTGTGGAAAACCTGACCGAATCCCTCCTACTCCAACTGCAACTCCTCGGCCGGGGAGGCTCCTTGGAAAGCCGCATCGTCGACCAGTATCTCAACAAACTCGCGCGGCGCAAATTGGGCGACATCGCCCGGGAACTCGGGGTCTCTCAGGAAGCCGTTATCCGGGCAGCAGAACGCATCGCCTTACTCAACCCCGACCCCGGTGCCGCCTTCGATGCCACCTCCAACCCACATGTCACTCCCGACCTGGAACTCAAGCAAGACAGCGATGGCCACTTCTACGCACAACTCACCGGGGACCACTTGCCAAAACTCAGCATCAGCAATCACTACAAAGACCTTCTCGCCAAGCTCAACAGCGACCCGAAGGCCCGCAAGTACCTCCGCGATCATATCCACGAAGGACGCCAGATCATTAGCGCAGTTAGCCAGCGCCAGGAAACCCTACTCAAAATTGGTACGGAAATCATCAAGCGCCAAACAGACTTCCTTGCCCACGGCCGAAGTAAACTTCGCCCGATGACGATGCACGACATTGCAGAAAGCATCGGCGTGCATGCCGCTACCATCTCCCGGGCCGTCGCAGGCAAGTATATCCTTACCCCCCATGGTTTGATTGAACTGCGCTCATTTTTCACCTCCGGCTACACCACTCAGGAGGGACAGGAAATCTCCAACACCGGAGTGAGAGAAGCCATCCAACAACTCGTCACCAACGAAGACCCAGCCAAACCGATGTCGGACACAGCGGTCGAAAAACATCTTCACAGCAAAGGCATCAAAGTCGCCCGCAGAACCATCGCCAAGTACCGCGACCAGCTGGGGATTCTACCGTCGCACCTGCGCAAACGGCATAGTTAG